The window TCAGGGAAAATAAAGTTTTCGTGGGGTTGATCCGAAGGCGCCATCCAAGCCCGCAGACCTTCATTTAACAGAATGTTCTTGGTATAGAACGTTTCAAATTCAGGATCTTCGGCTGCCCGTAATTCTTGGGAGACGAAATCATAAGCGCGTAGGTTTAGAGCCAAACCAACAATGCCGATAGAACTCATCCACAGACCCGTGACAGGCACGAATAACATGAAGAAGTGTAACCAACGTTTGTTAGAAAAAGCAATCCCGAAAATTTGTGACCAAAAACGGTTGGCGGTCACCATCGAATAGGTTTCTTCCGATTGAGTCGGTTCAAAAGCCCGGAAGGTATTGGCTTTGTCGCCATCTTCAAACAGGGTATTTTCTACCGTCGCTCCGTGAATGGCGCACAACAGCGCACCACCCAGAATTCCAGCCACTCCCATCATGTGGAAGGGGTTCAGCGTCCAGTTATGGAAGCCTTGCAGGAACAGGATGAAACGGAAGATCCCCGCCACCCCAAAGCTAGGGCCAAAGAACCAGCCCGACTGACCCAAGGGGTACATCAGAAACACACTGACAAATACCGCAATCGGCCCAGTAAAGGCAATGGCGTTGTAAGGACGAATGCCCACTAAACGAGCAATTTCCAACTGACGCAGACAAAAGCCGATCAGCGCGAAAGCACCGTGTAGA is drawn from Planktothrix serta PCC 8927 and contains these coding sequences:
- the psbD gene encoding photosystem II D2 protein (photosystem q(a) protein) — its product is FVFVGWSGVLLFPCAYLALGGWLTGTTFVTSWYTHGLASSYLEGCNFLTAAVSTPANSLGHSLLFLWGPEAQWDFTRWCQLGGLWTFVALHGAFALIGFCLRQLEIARLVGIRPYNAIAFTGPIAVFVSVFLMYPLGQSGWFFGPSFGVAGIFRFILFLQGFHNWTLNPFHMMGVAGILGGALLCAIHGATVENTLFEDGDKANTFRAFEPTQSEETYSMVTANRFWSQIFGIAFSNKRWLHFFMLFVPVTGLWMSSIGIVGLALNLRAYDFVSQELRAAEDPEFETFYTKNILLNEGLRAWMAPSDQPHENFIFP